A stretch of the Synechocystis sp. PCC 7338 genome encodes the following:
- a CDS encoding sulfurtransferase TusA family protein gives MSQGNEPILLDLRGTPCPINFVRTKLKLAQMAPGQCLEVWLDGGEPVEQVPHSLELEGYTEQSLRPLEGESSYCLTITVPVAVP, from the coding sequence ATGAGCCAGGGCAATGAACCAATTTTGCTAGATCTGCGGGGCACTCCCTGTCCGATCAATTTTGTCCGCACTAAGCTCAAACTGGCCCAGATGGCCCCAGGACAATGCCTGGAAGTGTGGCTGGATGGAGGAGAGCCGGTGGAGCAGGTGCCCCATAGCCTGGAATTGGAGGGTTACACAGAGCAATCCCTACGGCCATTGGAGGGAGAATCCTCCTATTGTTTGACCATTACCGTTCCGGTGGCAGTTCCCTAG
- the dnaJ gene encoding molecular chaperone DnaJ, whose translation MPGDYYQTLGVTRDANKDEIKRAYRRLARKYHPDVNKEPGAEEKFKEISRAYEVLSEPEIRQRYDQFGEAGVSSGGAQGFDVGNMGDFADIFETIFGGFGGGMGGQQRGRRRANGPTRGDDLRLDLQLTFQEAIFGGEKEIRIPHLESCQVCEGTGAKPGTGVKTCGTCNGAGQVRRATRTPFGSFAQVSTCPTCNGTGEVIEEKCEACNGVGRKQETKKLKITIPAGVDDGTRLRVGKEGDAGLRGGPAGDLYVFLMVETDKYFVREGMNIRSNLEVSYLQAILGCRLEVDTVDGKAELTIPAGTQPNTVLTLENKGVPKLGNATIRGDHLITVKVQIPTRINSEERELLERLATIKGESHGKGGLEGFLGGLFHK comes from the coding sequence ATGCCTGGGGATTATTACCAAACGCTCGGAGTGACGCGGGATGCCAATAAAGATGAAATCAAACGAGCCTACCGTCGGTTAGCCCGTAAATATCATCCTGACGTTAATAAAGAACCAGGGGCAGAAGAAAAATTCAAAGAAATTAGCCGGGCCTACGAAGTTCTCTCCGAGCCGGAAATTCGTCAGCGCTACGACCAATTTGGCGAAGCAGGGGTCAGTAGTGGCGGTGCCCAGGGCTTTGATGTGGGCAATATGGGAGACTTTGCCGACATCTTTGAAACCATTTTCGGTGGTTTTGGGGGCGGCATGGGGGGCCAACAACGGGGTCGTCGTCGGGCTAACGGCCCCACCAGGGGAGATGACCTACGGCTGGATTTACAGTTAACGTTCCAGGAAGCTATTTTTGGTGGCGAAAAAGAAATTCGCATTCCCCACCTGGAATCCTGTCAGGTCTGTGAAGGCACTGGTGCTAAACCAGGCACCGGGGTTAAAACCTGTGGCACCTGTAACGGCGCTGGGCAAGTCCGCCGGGCAACCCGCACCCCCTTTGGTAGTTTTGCCCAGGTTTCCACCTGCCCCACCTGTAACGGCACTGGGGAAGTCATTGAGGAAAAATGCGAAGCCTGCAACGGAGTTGGCCGCAAGCAAGAAACGAAAAAGCTCAAAATCACCATCCCCGCTGGGGTAGACGATGGTACCCGTCTGCGGGTGGGCAAAGAAGGGGATGCCGGTCTACGGGGCGGCCCCGCCGGGGATCTATACGTCTTCCTGATGGTGGAAACGGATAAGTATTTTGTCCGGGAAGGGATGAATATTCGTTCCAACTTGGAAGTAAGTTATCTCCAAGCTATCCTTGGTTGTCGTTTGGAAGTGGACACGGTGGACGGTAAAGCGGAGCTAACTATTCCGGCCGGCACCCAGCCCAACACCGTATTAACCCTGGAAAATAAAGGGGTGCCCAAATTAGGCAACGCCACCATCCGGGGGGATCATCTAATTACCGTTAAAGTACAAATTCCCACCCGCATTAACTCGGAAGAACGGGAACTCCTGGAACGGCTGGCCACCATTAAGGGTGAGAGCCACGGCAAAGGGGGCTTGGAAGGATTTTTAGGGGGGTTATTCCATAAATGA
- a CDS encoding crossover junction endodeoxyribonuclease RuvC, whose translation MDQTEAAQRWLGIDPGLAIIGWAILDGQPDLSAQLVDYGIIETSKHLSTPQRLVEIEQDIHALLEEFSPQAIAMEMPFFSRQIKAAGGVMQALGVINLVIYREKSIQPVFLHQSSWKCHLGNGKANKAEVAAMVQIFFGLEDLPIDDSVDAIAIALAGLNGVRNDIG comes from the coding sequence ATGGATCAAACCGAAGCGGCCCAACGCTGGTTGGGCATTGACCCCGGTTTAGCCATTATTGGCTGGGCTATTCTGGACGGTCAGCCTGATCTATCTGCCCAACTGGTGGACTACGGCATCATCGAAACTTCCAAGCACCTCAGCACCCCGCAAAGGTTGGTAGAAATTGAGCAAGATATCCACGCCCTATTAGAAGAATTTTCCCCCCAGGCGATCGCCATGGAAATGCCTTTTTTTAGTCGGCAAATAAAAGCGGCCGGAGGCGTAATGCAGGCCTTGGGGGTGATAAACCTCGTTATTTACCGGGAAAAGAGCATTCAACCCGTCTTTTTGCACCAATCCAGTTGGAAATGCCATCTGGGCAACGGTAAAGCCAATAAAGCAGAGGTGGCCGCTATGGTGCAAATTTTTTTTGGTCTAGAAGACCTACCCATCGACGATAGCGTGGATGCCATTGCCATTGCCCTGGCTGGTCTGAACGGAGTCCGCAACGACATTGGTTGA
- a CDS encoding 3'(2'),5'-bisphosphate nucleotidase CysQ: protein MTNSDLLPNLDSCLTTLRTIGWGAMEILQSYYSGKNQTDLNADENKQDGPVTAADLAANKYILATLQKAFSPGEFGYLSEETHQCTDPLPQDWVWIIDPLDGTRDFIDKTGEYALHIALTYRQRPMLALVGVPEAERLYYAVQGQGCFRESKGGEITLVKVKPKTEPESLTLVVSRSHRDQRFQDLIDRLPFGDRHYVGSVGCKIVTILEGQSDVYISLSGKSAAKDWDFAAPELILTEAGGEFTYFDQTPVVYNRGDVRQWGGILASHGSHHGALCEQAVEILAELDQNN, encoded by the coding sequence ATGACCAATAGTGACTTGTTACCCAACCTTGATTCCTGTTTAACCACTCTCCGCACCATCGGTTGGGGGGCAATGGAAATTCTTCAGTCTTACTACAGCGGTAAAAATCAGACCGATTTAAATGCTGATGAAAATAAACAGGATGGCCCGGTCACAGCGGCGGATTTGGCGGCTAACAAATATATTTTAGCCACCCTACAAAAAGCCTTTAGCCCAGGGGAGTTTGGCTACCTGAGCGAGGAAACCCACCAATGCACTGACCCGTTACCCCAGGATTGGGTCTGGATCATTGACCCCCTCGACGGCACCAGGGATTTCATTGATAAAACCGGGGAATATGCTCTGCACATTGCTCTGACCTATCGCCAGCGGCCGATGTTAGCCTTGGTAGGTGTGCCAGAGGCAGAAAGGCTCTACTACGCTGTCCAGGGGCAAGGCTGTTTTCGGGAATCGAAGGGAGGGGAAATAACCCTGGTCAAAGTAAAACCTAAAACTGAACCAGAATCTTTAACCTTAGTGGTGAGCCGTAGCCATCGAGACCAACGTTTCCAAGATTTGATTGATCGTTTGCCCTTTGGCGATCGCCATTATGTGGGTAGTGTGGGCTGTAAAATCGTCACGATTTTGGAGGGACAAAGTGATGTGTACATTTCCCTCTCCGGTAAATCCGCCGCTAAGGATTGGGACTTTGCGGCCCCGGAGTTAATTCTCACCGAAGCGGGGGGGGAGTTTACCTATTTTGACCAGACTCCTGTGGTATATAACCGGGGCGATGTGCGGCAATGGGGCGGCATCCTGGCTAGCCATGGTTCTCACCATGGAGCTTTGTGTGAGCAAGCCGTGGAAATTTTGGCTGAACTGGATCAAAATAATTAA